The following proteins are encoded in a genomic region of Haloarcula salinisoli:
- a CDS encoding 5-formyltetrahydrofolate cyclo-ligase yields the protein MDKQAIRERVWDRLEADGVARFPFPPHDRIPNYEGAATAAERVTETAVWERAETVKANPDSPQLPLRRAALRAGKTVYMAVPRLRDRRCFYELDPTELDDIEAAPAVSNVADNARQVGPEAVESLDLVVSGSVGVTEDGARIGKGEGYSDLEYAVLAELGLVDDSTPTLTTVHELQVLDGPDSAVPDATVPVDAHDVPMDYVVTPERTVETDTPYPRSDGVDWAALDADRLAEIPVLADRAPE from the coding sequence ATGGACAAGCAGGCCATCCGCGAGCGGGTGTGGGACCGGCTGGAGGCCGACGGGGTCGCCCGGTTCCCGTTCCCGCCACACGACCGGATACCGAACTACGAGGGGGCCGCCACGGCCGCCGAACGGGTGACCGAGACGGCCGTCTGGGAGCGCGCCGAGACGGTGAAAGCCAATCCCGACTCCCCCCAGCTCCCGCTTCGCCGGGCCGCGCTCCGGGCGGGCAAGACGGTGTACATGGCGGTCCCGCGGCTTCGGGACCGGCGCTGTTTCTACGAGCTGGACCCGACCGAACTCGACGATATCGAGGCGGCCCCGGCCGTCTCGAACGTCGCCGACAACGCCAGGCAGGTCGGCCCCGAAGCCGTCGAGAGCCTCGACCTCGTGGTCTCGGGGTCGGTCGGGGTGACCGAAGACGGCGCCCGTATCGGCAAGGGCGAGGGGTACAGCGACCTCGAGTACGCCGTGCTCGCCGAACTCGGACTGGTCGACGACTCCACGCCGACGCTGACGACCGTCCACGAACTCCAGGTCCTCGACGGCCCCGACAGTGCCGTTCCCGACGCCACCGTCCCCGTCGACGCCCACGACGTGCCGATGGACTACGTCGTCACGCCCGAACGAACCGTCGAGACCGACACCCCGTATCCGCGCTCCGACGGCGTCGACTGGGCCGCCCTCGACGCCGACCGACTCGCCGAGATTCCGGTACTGGCCGACCGCGCGCCGGAGTGA
- a CDS encoding dihydrolipoyl dehydrogenase family protein, whose protein sequence is MTHVVIIGAYGSAGAAVAGELAPVDGIDLTLVDDGDPGGGLCILKGCMPSKEVLSAGAHRFQARHDERLVGDPPEVDLEATVERKDDHVLGWAQHRREGIHELAEYEGVDFVHATAEFVDDYTVRAGGRTFEADYVVVATGSTVYVPDTPGIETVDYMTSADVLDATELPDSGIVMGFGYIGMELVPYLAEAGGMELTVIEHDARPIDEADPAFGDAARDIYEANWDVEIPTNCYECELEPTDDGGVRLYVEFEDGSEKQYEADQLFCFTGRKPTLDGLGLAETSISTEGEWVSDTMQTVDADHVYAVGDVNGKEPILHVAKEQGFRAAQNILRQESGQQPLPYENVHHHVIFSGLGVYPFARVGHSEQSAREAGYDVVSATRQASDDGVFKSKDVSEGLAKLVVDATDGTVLGWQGLHYHADSFAKTLQVVVELGLDVRAIPDRAYHPTLPENLDGLVRDCVAQLEG, encoded by the coding sequence ATGACCCACGTCGTCATCATCGGTGCGTACGGCAGCGCCGGCGCGGCCGTCGCCGGTGAACTCGCCCCCGTAGACGGAATCGACCTCACGCTCGTCGACGACGGGGACCCCGGCGGTGGGCTCTGCATCCTCAAGGGGTGTATGCCGTCGAAGGAAGTGCTGTCGGCCGGCGCCCACCGGTTCCAGGCGCGCCACGACGAACGGCTCGTCGGTGACCCGCCCGAGGTCGACCTCGAAGCGACCGTCGAACGGAAGGACGACCACGTGCTGGGCTGGGCCCAGCACCGCCGCGAGGGGATACACGAACTCGCCGAGTACGAGGGCGTCGACTTTGTCCACGCCACCGCCGAGTTCGTCGACGACTATACCGTCCGCGCGGGCGGGCGAACCTTCGAGGCCGACTACGTCGTCGTCGCCACTGGTTCGACCGTCTACGTCCCCGACACACCCGGTATTGAGACCGTCGACTACATGACCAGCGCCGACGTGCTCGACGCGACGGAACTGCCCGACTCGGGAATCGTGATGGGCTTTGGCTACATCGGGATGGAACTCGTGCCGTACCTGGCAGAGGCCGGCGGGATGGAGCTCACGGTGATAGAACACGACGCCCGGCCCATCGACGAGGCCGACCCCGCCTTCGGCGACGCCGCCCGCGACATCTACGAGGCCAACTGGGACGTCGAGATACCGACGAACTGCTACGAGTGCGAGCTGGAACCGACCGACGACGGCGGTGTCCGGCTGTACGTGGAGTTCGAGGATGGGAGCGAAAAGCAGTACGAGGCCGACCAGCTGTTCTGTTTCACGGGCCGCAAACCGACACTCGACGGCCTGGGTCTGGCGGAGACGTCAATCTCGACCGAGGGCGAGTGGGTCAGCGACACCATGCAGACCGTCGACGCCGACCACGTCTACGCCGTCGGCGACGTCAACGGCAAGGAACCGATTCTCCACGTCGCCAAGGAGCAAGGGTTCAGGGCCGCACAGAACATCCTGCGCCAGGAGTCGGGCCAGCAACCCCTGCCCTACGAGAACGTCCACCACCACGTCATCTTCTCGGGGCTGGGCGTCTATCCGTTCGCCCGCGTCGGCCACAGCGAACAGAGCGCCCGCGAGGCGGGGTACGATGTGGTGTCGGCGACCCGGCAGGCCAGCGACGACGGCGTCTTCAAATCCAAGGACGTGTCCGAGGGACTCGCAAAGCTCGTGGTCGACGCCACGGACGGCACGGTACTGGGGTGGCAGGGACTGCACTACCACGCCGATAGTTTCGCGAAGACGCTCCAGGTCGTCGTCGAACTCGGACTCGACGTGCGAGCGATTCCGGACCGCGCATACCACCCGACGCTCCCCGAAAATCTCGACGGGCTGGTCCGGGACTGTGTGGCCCAGCTGGAGGGGTAA
- a CDS encoding efflux RND transporter permease subunit: MNYQRYIDWADDRIVEDSRKVILAFLVVTVLFGAGLGNISTNAGTQQFTTGLPAEEAFEEVNTKFSPAFSADTGSTQLIQSETNVLAKPAMLRMLRTQESLEQNDDLRVTSTSSAAAIVARELNPSATTTEAQIRTLERSTDSEIDAAVRNVADNPQFTGLLSNDFNRKSAAASATIGVVTHELPAGLSSGSGQGGDSPLTDIQRQTEFTVDTTGAGSLTVFGAGILAEEFSNVVADSLILTVPAALIFILLFLSIAYRDLADMALGLGALFMAIVWTFGFMGLAGIPFSQMLIAVPPLLLAVGIDFGIHAVNRYREERENGTDIGRSMRITTDQLLVAFGIVTGTTVIGFLSNLSSDLPPIQDFGYVAAVGIVFTFLIFGVFLPAAKVELDRLRERYPIPTFSQRPLGSEGSRLGGVLRGGVVIAERAPVVFLLVILVVTGGAGMYATGISTSFSQDDFLPPEDNPDWIESLPEPFAPNDYTVTETTNFLDEKFTSSQGGDVTIYVEGPMRSDDALEQIHRAGEDPPDSFVREDGRADSTSIVTVIMDRAERDPDFRALVSRNDHNDNGVPDDNLEEIYEYLLSSSSRSQALNYITEDYRATRITYQVEGDASDSAVTEDAQTVADEFRFEATATGGTVVFQAVSDVIFESAIVSLAIALSGTAIFLVFIYWVIEGRPSLGIVNVVPVIVTVALLAGTMRYLGIPLNAITGTMLALTIGLGVDYSVHVVHRFADEYHTADLVTALDRTVRGTGGALFGSMLTTVFGIGVLALAVFPAIGQFGILTALSIVYAFLTSLLVLPSVLVVWSRVTNVWPGDFRSLSRRRSVLPGDDD, translated from the coding sequence ATGAACTACCAGCGCTACATCGACTGGGCCGACGACCGCATCGTCGAGGACTCCCGCAAGGTAATCCTGGCCTTTCTCGTCGTGACGGTGCTCTTTGGCGCCGGACTGGGTAACATCTCGACGAACGCCGGCACCCAGCAGTTCACGACCGGACTGCCGGCCGAGGAGGCCTTCGAAGAGGTCAACACGAAGTTCTCGCCGGCGTTCTCGGCAGATACCGGGAGCACACAGCTCATCCAGTCGGAGACGAACGTCCTCGCCAAACCCGCGATGTTGCGGATGCTCCGGACCCAGGAGTCCCTGGAGCAAAACGACGACCTCCGGGTGACCTCGACGTCGTCCGCGGCCGCGATCGTCGCCCGCGAACTGAACCCGTCGGCGACGACGACCGAGGCCCAGATTCGGACGCTCGAACGGTCGACCGACAGCGAAATCGACGCCGCCGTTCGTAATGTCGCCGACAACCCGCAGTTCACGGGCCTGCTCAGCAACGACTTCAACCGCAAGTCCGCCGCCGCGTCGGCCACCATCGGCGTCGTCACCCACGAGCTGCCGGCCGGGCTCTCGTCTGGGTCGGGCCAGGGCGGGGATAGCCCCCTGACCGACATCCAGCGACAGACCGAGTTCACCGTCGACACGACGGGGGCGGGGTCGTTAACCGTCTTCGGCGCGGGCATCCTCGCCGAGGAGTTCTCCAACGTCGTCGCCGACTCCCTGATTCTGACGGTGCCCGCGGCGCTCATCTTCATCCTCCTCTTTCTCTCTATCGCCTATCGGGACCTCGCCGACATGGCGCTGGGCCTGGGCGCCCTGTTCATGGCCATCGTCTGGACCTTTGGGTTCATGGGGCTTGCCGGCATCCCCTTCTCGCAGATGCTCATCGCGGTGCCGCCGCTCCTGCTCGCGGTCGGCATCGACTTCGGCATCCACGCGGTCAACCGCTACCGCGAGGAACGCGAGAACGGGACTGATATCGGCCGGTCGATGCGTATCACGACCGACCAGCTGCTGGTCGCCTTTGGCATCGTCACCGGGACGACGGTCATCGGCTTCCTCTCGAATCTCTCCAGTGACCTCCCGCCCATCCAGGACTTTGGCTACGTTGCCGCCGTCGGCATCGTCTTTACCTTCCTCATCTTCGGCGTCTTCCTCCCCGCCGCGAAGGTCGAACTGGACCGCCTGCGCGAGCGCTACCCCATCCCCACGTTCAGCCAGCGGCCGCTGGGCTCGGAGGGGTCGCGACTCGGTGGCGTGTTGCGGGGCGGCGTCGTCATCGCCGAGCGCGCCCCCGTTGTCTTCCTGCTGGTGATACTCGTCGTCACCGGCGGGGCCGGGATGTACGCGACCGGCATCTCGACCTCGTTCTCCCAGGACGACTTCCTCCCGCCCGAGGACAACCCCGACTGGATAGAGTCACTGCCCGAGCCTTTCGCCCCGAACGACTACACCGTCACCGAGACGACGAACTTCCTGGACGAGAAATTCACCTCGAGCCAGGGCGGTGACGTGACGATATACGTCGAGGGGCCGATGCGGAGCGACGACGCCCTCGAACAGATACATCGGGCGGGCGAGGACCCGCCCGACTCGTTCGTCCGCGAAGACGGCCGCGCCGACTCGACCTCCATCGTCACTGTCATCATGGACCGCGCGGAACGGGACCCCGATTTCCGGGCGCTCGTTTCCCGCAACGACCACAACGACAACGGCGTCCCGGACGACAACTTAGAGGAGATATACGAGTATCTCCTGTCCTCGTCGTCGCGGTCGCAGGCGCTCAACTACATCACCGAGGACTACCGGGCGACCCGGATTACCTACCAGGTCGAAGGCGACGCCAGCGACAGTGCGGTGACCGAGGACGCCCAGACGGTCGCCGACGAGTTCCGGTTCGAGGCGACGGCGACGGGTGGCACCGTCGTCTTCCAGGCCGTCTCCGACGTCATCTTCGAGTCCGCCATCGTCTCGCTGGCCATCGCGCTTTCCGGGACCGCCATCTTCCTCGTGTTCATCTACTGGGTCATCGAGGGCCGCCCCTCGCTCGGTATCGTCAACGTCGTGCCGGTCATCGTCACTGTGGCCCTGCTGGCCGGGACCATGCGCTATCTGGGTATCCCGCTGAACGCCATCACGGGGACGATGCTGGCGTTGACTATCGGCCTTGGCGTGGACTACTCTGTCCACGTCGTCCATCGCTTCGCCGACGAGTACCACACGGCCGACCTCGTGACCGCGCTCGACCGCACGGTGCGTGGCACCGGCGGTGCGCTGTTTGGCAGCATGCTCACCACCGTCTTCGGCATCGGCGTTCTCGCGCTCGCCGTCTTCCCCGCTATCGGCCAGTTCGGCATCCTGACGGCGCTCTCTATCGTCTATGCCTTCCTCACCTCCCTGCTGGTCCTCCCGTCGGTGCTGGTCGTCTGGTCCCGTGTGACGAACGTCTGGCCCGGCGATTTCCGGAGCCTCAGCCGCCGCCGATCGGTTCTCCCGGGCGACGACGATTAA
- a CDS encoding PQQ-binding-like beta-propeller repeat protein encodes MTGVSRREYLGIVAASGAAGLAGCGFLPFGGSESAGYWTFGGDLARTGSLTVPDGEGTPVPESGPSDGTKQWTYETRAAGYEPTGAAVGDGTAYVGSEAGVLTAIDLGSGDIEWEVRFDSGLGVAPAVADDTVYVPSGNTLYALATGDGSERWQVDTGDGKSFSPTVVDGRILYSVDYNLAALDTDDGTVLWSTDISANAAPAVRDGVVYVGSDRGVAAVSVADGTQQWTAFDGSTAEGVDVDADNVYFTEGAFVTALTRDDGSRQWRHELGDNIAVPPTVADGTVIVGLFGDRIVALSAADGSEKWRYDEAFGLEASVTVADGTVYAGDAGGTLHVVSLSDGSQQWTYEDNLRMHKPVVVGDTVVATGGTGRIFAFDRGSGTKQWVVQTYMRVESAPAVVDGTVYFGDNDRAVRAVDAADGSEQWVKSVDAAVKCPPTVRDGTVYVGDSEGMIHALNAANGKKQWSVDIEHRVLGSPAVVDGTVYAPSDAGHLVALDTGDGSEQWRYEPGDGILAAPAVVDGTVYVCDTDGNVAAVAAGDGSEQWTASIDEAYLEYTPAVGADHLYVPIDETVKAYDLESGDEAWESDELHILRTAPAITDEMVYVGDNDGTLYALEADDGDVEWSTEMGQRINVSSPLVTVDTVYVGTGDGELRALGTDDGEEQWSVSTQSGVETSPAIVDEKLYVGGFGLTAIK; translated from the coding sequence ATGACTGGGGTAAGTCGACGGGAGTATCTCGGTATTGTCGCGGCCAGTGGGGCCGCTGGACTGGCGGGCTGTGGGTTCCTCCCGTTTGGGGGGTCCGAGTCGGCGGGCTACTGGACGTTTGGCGGCGACCTGGCGCGGACGGGCTCGCTGACAGTGCCCGATGGCGAGGGGACTCCGGTGCCCGAATCGGGGCCGAGTGACGGCACGAAGCAGTGGACCTACGAGACGCGTGCAGCCGGCTACGAACCGACTGGGGCGGCCGTCGGTGACGGGACTGCCTACGTCGGGAGCGAGGCCGGTGTTCTGACAGCCATCGACCTCGGGAGCGGTGACATCGAGTGGGAGGTCCGATTCGACTCCGGTCTCGGGGTCGCGCCGGCCGTCGCGGACGATACGGTGTACGTACCCAGTGGCAACACGCTCTACGCGCTGGCCACGGGCGACGGGAGCGAACGCTGGCAGGTCGACACCGGCGACGGGAAGTCGTTCAGTCCGACAGTCGTCGACGGGCGCATCCTGTACTCCGTCGACTACAACCTGGCGGCGCTAGACACCGACGACGGCACGGTTCTCTGGTCGACGGACATTTCGGCCAACGCCGCCCCCGCCGTCCGGGACGGTGTCGTCTACGTGGGCAGCGACAGGGGTGTTGCCGCGGTATCGGTCGCGGACGGTACCCAGCAGTGGACGGCCTTCGACGGTTCGACAGCGGAGGGCGTCGACGTCGACGCCGACAACGTGTACTTCACCGAGGGAGCGTTCGTCACGGCACTGACCAGGGACGACGGCAGTAGACAGTGGCGCCACGAGCTCGGCGACAACATAGCCGTCCCACCGACTGTGGCGGACGGGACGGTGATAGTCGGTCTGTTCGGGGACAGGATAGTCGCCCTGTCGGCCGCGGACGGCAGCGAAAAGTGGCGCTACGACGAGGCGTTCGGACTGGAGGCGTCGGTAACCGTCGCCGACGGGACGGTTTACGCCGGGGACGCGGGCGGGACGTTACACGTCGTCTCGCTGTCCGACGGGTCTCAGCAATGGACCTACGAGGACAACCTCCGGATGCACAAACCGGTCGTCGTCGGTGACACCGTCGTCGCGACCGGCGGGACCGGACGCATCTTCGCCTTCGACAGGGGCTCAGGGACCAAACAGTGGGTCGTCCAGACGTATATGCGGGTCGAGTCGGCACCGGCTGTCGTCGACGGGACCGTCTACTTCGGGGACAACGACCGCGCGGTCAGGGCCGTCGACGCCGCCGACGGCTCCGAACAGTGGGTAAAGTCCGTCGATGCGGCGGTCAAGTGTCCGCCGACAGTCCGAGACGGGACGGTCTACGTCGGGGACAGCGAGGGGATGATACACGCGCTGAACGCGGCAAACGGGAAGAAACAGTGGAGCGTCGACATCGAACACCGCGTGCTGGGGTCGCCCGCGGTGGTCGACGGGACGGTGTACGCCCCCAGCGACGCCGGCCATCTGGTCGCCCTCGACACCGGTGACGGCTCCGAACAGTGGCGCTACGAGCCCGGCGACGGAATCCTCGCTGCCCCGGCTGTCGTCGACGGTACCGTATACGTTTGCGATACGGACGGCAACGTGGCGGCCGTCGCCGCCGGCGACGGGTCGGAACAGTGGACCGCGTCCATCGACGAGGCATATCTCGAGTACACCCCTGCCGTCGGTGCGGACCACCTCTACGTCCCCATCGACGAGACGGTCAAAGCCTACGACCTGGAGAGCGGCGACGAGGCATGGGAGAGCGACGAGCTCCACATCCTCAGGACCGCACCCGCCATAACCGACGAGATGGTGTACGTCGGCGACAACGACGGCACGCTCTACGCCCTGGAGGCGGACGACGGCGACGTCGAGTGGTCCACCGAAATGGGTCAGCGAATCAATGTCAGTTCGCCGCTCGTTACTGTCGACACCGTCTACGTGGGTACCGGCGACGGTGAGCTTCGCGCGCTCGGCACGGACGACGGCGAGGAGCAGTGGTCGGTCTCGACCCAGAGCGGTGTCGAGACGTCGCCGGCTATCGTCGATGAGAAACTCTACGTCGGGGGCTTCGGTCTCACAGCCATCAAGTAG
- a CDS encoding COG1361 S-layer family protein has translation MHKRTIPLLLAIAALVIATGTAAAAVRGSPDITASLQDDTVAAGDETTLEVVLVNSGDIDFSSGQNPPNSEVTTARGLTVEMEDSSAPISITTGTRSLGSLGTDAPTTAAFDISVDEDAEPGTYRVPVELSYRYYDSIADSGARSESSVTRTRTVTVTVSDDATFDVTNVDSNAQVGSTGTVAVTVENTGQTAANNSDVTLTSQNGDLTFGERTESTRSVDSWAPGESRTFRYDVTATDDAQVDSYPFQLNVAFDDPDGVRKESTGTSVSVTPDPEQTFTLSDVESTLRAGEEGTITATVTNDGPRDVDNVVINWASDKNDLSPQETQEAVGNLASGDSTEVTFTVDATDSAQAGSKQFDFVASYRNTDGDREESDTLEAQAAVAPSQDEFSIESANTSIGVGQSGNIEVTVTNTRNQTFSDITAKLFTSSPINADDDESYIDSLAPGESKTITFSVSADGSALQKAYPVSIDFRYEEPDGDSSISDTYRVPIEVTDPNGGGGLPLTAIGGVALVLVLAVGGYMRFR, from the coding sequence ATGCATAAACGCACCATCCCTCTGTTGCTGGCCATCGCCGCGCTCGTGATAGCTACCGGAACCGCTGCCGCCGCCGTCAGAGGCAGTCCCGATATCACCGCCTCGCTTCAGGACGACACCGTCGCCGCCGGCGATGAGACGACACTCGAGGTCGTGCTCGTCAACAGCGGCGACATCGACTTCAGCAGCGGGCAGAACCCTCCGAACAGCGAAGTGACGACCGCCCGCGGGCTGACCGTCGAGATGGAAGATAGCAGTGCCCCGATATCCATCACCACCGGCACCCGGTCGCTTGGCTCGCTTGGGACCGATGCCCCGACCACAGCCGCCTTCGATATTAGCGTCGACGAAGACGCCGAACCCGGCACGTACCGCGTCCCGGTGGAGCTAAGCTACAGATACTACGACTCCATCGCCGACAGCGGCGCGCGAAGTGAGAGCAGTGTCACGCGGACCCGAACTGTCACCGTCACCGTCAGCGACGACGCCACCTTCGACGTGACGAACGTCGACTCCAACGCACAGGTCGGCTCCACTGGCACCGTCGCCGTCACCGTCGAGAACACCGGCCAGACGGCCGCGAACAACAGCGACGTCACGCTGACGAGCCAGAACGGGGACCTGACCTTCGGCGAGCGAACCGAGAGCACTCGCTCGGTCGACTCGTGGGCGCCGGGCGAGAGCCGGACGTTCCGGTACGACGTCACCGCGACCGACGACGCCCAGGTGGACTCGTATCCCTTCCAGCTCAACGTCGCGTTCGACGACCCCGACGGCGTCCGCAAGGAGTCTACCGGCACCTCGGTGAGCGTCACGCCTGACCCCGAACAGACGTTCACGCTCTCGGACGTCGAGAGCACGCTCAGAGCCGGCGAAGAGGGAACTATCACCGCGACAGTGACCAACGACGGCCCGCGCGACGTCGACAACGTCGTCATCAACTGGGCGAGCGACAAGAACGACCTCTCGCCACAGGAGACCCAGGAGGCGGTCGGGAACCTGGCGTCCGGCGACTCGACCGAGGTGACGTTCACCGTCGATGCGACCGATAGCGCCCAGGCGGGGTCGAAGCAGTTCGACTTCGTCGCGAGCTACCGCAACACCGACGGCGACCGCGAGGAGAGCGACACCCTCGAAGCCCAGGCAGCGGTCGCGCCCAGTCAGGACGAGTTCAGCATCGAATCGGCCAACACCTCCATCGGCGTCGGCCAGTCCGGCAACATCGAGGTCACGGTGACGAACACGCGCAACCAGACCTTCTCGGACATCACGGCGAAGCTGTTTACCTCCTCGCCCATCAACGCCGACGACGATGAGTCCTACATCGATTCGCTCGCGCCCGGCGAGTCCAAGACCATCACCTTCAGCGTCAGTGCCGATGGCAGCGCCCTCCAGAAGGCCTACCCCGTCTCGATTGACTTCCGCTACGAGGAGCCCGACGGCGACTCGTCCATCTCCGACACCTACCGGGTCCCCATCGAAGTCACCGACCCGAACGGTGGCGGCGGGCTGCCCCTGACGGCCATCGGCGGCGTCGCGCTGGTCCTGGTACTGGCTGTCGGCGGATACATGCGGTTCCGATAG
- a CDS encoding efflux RND transporter permease subunit — MGHQRYIDWVNERITANPGRIVLLFLVVTVAFASGLGAIETEAGQEQFIEDLESYETFQDIQRDFGASFGESTTTTTLLQKDDNALSKQSLLRSLRAQERIADSDEMRVGDTSSPARQVARTLDSNATTLEAQIDVLEGATEREIDQAVRTTAETNPTFTSSVSEDFNREAASASVTESTVTHDAADIDNREERVRDIVGTVGGDIRVLGEVPNNIATSLGIVLPAAFVLIVTFLVVAYRDLVDLLLGIGAIVMALIWTFGFIGLADIPFNPLLISVPPLLIAVGIDFGIHVINRYREERETGSDIGAAMGVTNRQVLVAFFIVTGTTVIGFLSNLVSAFPPNRDFGLVAAIGIVFTFLIFGIFLPAAKVYVDRLSERYPIPVFSQSPVSSEESVVGRLLSGGVTVAQRAPVIFLIVALVATTVAGGYATGVSTEFDSEDFRPAEEPPDFLQYLGPLAPPEEFQSVKNRNLRDRHFDQEEQVIVYVEGNMRRDSALESLHRASQNPPETIDGEGREAEVTSLVTVIRDRAERDPQFRALVSRNDRNDNGIPDDNLPVIYDALAADSPGQLEQFLSEDRRSTQVIYTADGTATNAQIAGAGDQVAADYQADASPTGIAIVFKDAGALILDTVLQSLLITLVGSSLFLVGIYWLLEGKPSLGVVNVIPILMAVVAIVATMRYLGIDFNALNGGILAITVGLGTDYAVHIVHRFADEREERALEPALRRTVVGTGGALTGSMLTTVGGIGVLVLALNPILGAFGLLTALSVIYAYLASMFILPSVLVIWDRLQRYDGSSGTVADSIFPWTDEPGVTTDQGLRTAAPEHDE; from the coding sequence ATGGGTCACCAGCGCTACATCGACTGGGTGAACGAGCGTATCACCGCGAACCCAGGTCGCATCGTCCTGCTGTTTCTGGTCGTCACGGTCGCCTTCGCCAGCGGGCTGGGCGCGATAGAGACCGAAGCGGGCCAGGAGCAGTTCATCGAGGACCTGGAGTCCTACGAGACGTTCCAGGATATCCAGCGGGACTTCGGTGCCTCCTTCGGCGAGTCGACGACCACCACGACGCTGCTGCAGAAGGACGACAACGCGCTGTCGAAACAGTCGCTACTCCGGTCCTTGCGGGCACAGGAACGCATCGCCGACAGCGACGAGATGCGCGTCGGCGATACGAGTTCGCCGGCCCGGCAGGTCGCACGCACCCTCGATTCCAACGCCACGACGCTCGAAGCGCAGATAGACGTCCTCGAGGGCGCGACCGAACGCGAGATAGACCAGGCCGTCCGGACGACCGCGGAGACGAACCCCACGTTCACGTCGTCGGTCAGCGAGGATTTCAACCGGGAGGCAGCGTCGGCCTCGGTGACCGAATCCACTGTCACACACGACGCCGCCGACATCGACAACCGAGAGGAGCGAGTCAGGGACATCGTCGGCACCGTCGGCGGTGATATCCGCGTGCTCGGGGAGGTCCCCAACAACATCGCGACGTCGCTCGGCATCGTGCTCCCGGCGGCCTTTGTTCTCATCGTGACGTTCCTGGTCGTGGCCTACCGGGACCTCGTGGACCTCCTGCTGGGTATCGGTGCTATCGTGATGGCGCTCATCTGGACCTTCGGGTTCATCGGACTGGCTGACATCCCGTTCAATCCCCTGCTGATATCCGTGCCGCCGCTGCTGATAGCCGTGGGTATCGACTTCGGTATCCACGTCATCAACCGCTACCGCGAGGAGCGCGAGACGGGCAGTGACATCGGCGCGGCGATGGGCGTGACGAACAGACAGGTGCTGGTCGCCTTCTTCATCGTCACCGGGACGACGGTCATCGGCTTCCTCTCGAACCTCGTCAGCGCGTTCCCGCCCAACCGCGACTTCGGCCTCGTCGCCGCCATCGGCATCGTCTTTACGTTCCTCATCTTCGGCATCTTCCTGCCGGCCGCAAAGGTGTACGTCGACCGCCTGAGCGAGCGGTACCCCATCCCCGTCTTCAGCCAGTCCCCGGTCAGCTCCGAGGAGTCCGTCGTCGGCCGGCTGCTTTCTGGCGGCGTCACCGTTGCCCAGCGCGCCCCGGTCATCTTCCTGATCGTCGCGCTGGTGGCCACGACCGTCGCGGGCGGGTACGCCACCGGCGTCAGCACCGAGTTCGACAGCGAGGACTTCCGCCCCGCGGAGGAGCCCCCCGACTTCCTCCAGTATCTGGGCCCGCTCGCGCCGCCCGAAGAGTTCCAGTCCGTCAAGAACCGGAACCTCCGTGACCGTCATTTCGACCAGGAGGAACAGGTGATCGTCTACGTCGAGGGGAACATGCGCCGTGACAGCGCCCTCGAGTCACTCCACCGCGCCAGCCAGAACCCGCCCGAGACAATCGACGGCGAGGGGCGGGAGGCGGAGGTGACGAGCCTCGTGACGGTGATACGCGACCGCGCCGAACGTGACCCGCAGTTCCGGGCGCTCGTTTCCCGCAACGACCGCAACGACAACGGGATTCCGGACGACAATCTCCCCGTCATCTACGACGCGTTGGCTGCGGACAGCCCCGGCCAGCTGGAGCAGTTCCTCAGCGAGGACCGCCGGAGCACGCAGGTCATCTACACGGCCGACGGCACCGCGACGAACGCCCAGATAGCGGGGGCCGGTGACCAGGTCGCCGCCGACTACCAGGCCGACGCCTCGCCGACCGGCATCGCCATCGTCTTCAAGGATGCTGGGGCGCTCATCCTCGATACGGTCCTCCAGAGCTTGCTGATAACGCTCGTCGGGTCGTCGCTGTTCCTGGTGGGCATCTACTGGCTGCTCGAAGGGAAGCCGAGCCTCGGTGTCGTGAACGTCATCCCCATCCTGATGGCCGTCGTCGCCATCGTCGCGACGATGCGGTACCTGGGCATCGATTTCAACGCCCTCAACGGCGGTATCCTCGCCATCACCGTCGGCCTGGGGACCGACTACGCCGTCCACATCGTTCACCGCTTTGCCGACGAGCGCGAAGAGCGGGCGCTGGAACCCGCACTGCGCCGGACCGTGGTCGGCACCGGCGGCGCGCTGACCGGGAGTATGCTCACGACAGTCGGCGGCATCGGGGTGCTGGTGCTCGCGCTGAATCCGATTCTCGGGGCCTTCGGGCTACTGACGGCGCTGTCGGTCATCTACGCATACCTGGCGTCGATGTTCATCCTCCCGTCGGTGCTGGTCATCTGGGACCGTCTCCAGCGGTACGACGGCTCCAGCGGGACCGTCGCCGACTCCATCTTCCCGTGGACCGACGAGCCGGGCGTGACCACGGACCAGGGGCTCAGGACTGCAGCGCCGGAGCACGACGAGTGA